The following are encoded together in the Salmonella enterica subsp. enterica serovar Choleraesuis genome:
- the fadJ gene encoding fatty acid oxidation complex subunit alpha produces the protein MENTSAFNLTFHPDNVAIITISVPGEKMNTLRATFAPEIRAILSQIRAMNHLEGVVIISGKPDNFIAGADINMIASCQTIQQAEGLARQGQQLMSEIASLPVPVVAAIHGACLGGGLELALACHLRVCSDDDKTRLGLPEVQLGLLPGSGGTQRLPRLIGVSQALDMILTGKQLRARQAKSRGLVDDVVPNSILLETAVAMARKGRLPGRKLPLRERVLAGPLARSLVFRMAERQSEQKTHGNYPATGKIIDTIRVGLVEGASSGYGAEARAFGELAMSPQSQALRSLFFATTELKRDPGSNAEPREIRHPGVLGGGLMGGGIAYVTASKAGLPVRIKDISSDGINHAMKYSWDLLNGKVKRRQMTPQARDRTQRLITGSTHYRGFQACDMVVEAVFEDLRLKQQMVSEVQQNAASDVIFASNTSSLPIRDIAAGAAHPERVIGLHYFSPVDKMPLAEVIPHAGTDEQTIATTLSLARRQGKTPIVVGDCAGFYVNRILAPYINEALHCLMEGEPVEHVDAALVKFGFPVGPIQLLDEVGIDVGTKIIPILEQAYGERFTAPPGIDVILKDSRKGKKNGRGFYLYPAAKSKAKKRVDPSIYTLLGVTPAVRQPAQTLARRCVLMMLNEAARCIDEQVIRSPRDGDIGAVFGIGFPPFLGGPFRYMDSQGAKVLVAELNQLAGRYGSRFTPCQRLIAMAESGERFYPPTEQVEELAV, from the coding sequence ATGGAAAATACATCCGCTTTTAATCTGACCTTTCACCCTGACAATGTCGCCATTATTACTATTTCTGTGCCGGGTGAAAAAATGAATACTCTGCGCGCGACTTTCGCGCCAGAAATTCGGGCTATCCTCAGCCAAATTCGCGCCATGAACCATCTTGAAGGCGTGGTGATTATCTCCGGCAAGCCGGATAACTTCATCGCCGGTGCGGATATCAATATGATTGCCAGCTGCCAGACAATCCAGCAGGCAGAAGGGCTGGCGCGCCAGGGGCAGCAACTGATGTCTGAAATAGCCAGCCTGCCGGTGCCGGTGGTGGCGGCTATTCACGGCGCCTGCCTTGGCGGCGGTCTGGAACTGGCTCTGGCCTGCCATCTGCGCGTATGCAGCGATGACGATAAAACCCGATTAGGTTTACCGGAAGTACAGCTTGGCTTACTGCCAGGTTCTGGCGGTACCCAGCGTTTGCCGAGGTTGATTGGGGTAAGCCAGGCGCTGGATATGATTTTGACCGGCAAACAATTACGGGCGCGCCAGGCAAAAAGCCGTGGGCTGGTGGATGATGTGGTACCTAATTCCATTTTGCTGGAGACAGCCGTCGCGATGGCTCGCAAGGGCCGCCTGCCGGGCCGGAAACTGCCGCTGCGCGAGCGGGTGCTGGCCGGGCCGCTCGCCCGATCTTTAGTCTTTCGCATGGCTGAGCGTCAGAGCGAGCAGAAAACTCATGGTAATTATCCTGCAACTGGCAAGATCATCGACACTATTCGCGTTGGATTAGTGGAAGGCGCTTCCAGTGGGTATGGCGCTGAGGCACGCGCTTTTGGTGAACTGGCGATGTCTCCCCAGTCTCAGGCGCTGCGTAGCCTGTTTTTTGCTACGACCGAACTGAAACGCGATCCGGGCAGCAACGCCGAACCGCGAGAGATTCGCCATCCGGGCGTTTTAGGCGGTGGCTTGATGGGCGGCGGCATTGCCTATGTCACTGCCAGCAAGGCTGGTTTACCGGTGCGAATAAAAGATATTAGTAGCGATGGTATTAACCACGCGATGAAATACAGCTGGGATCTGTTGAATGGCAAGGTTAAACGCCGACAGATGACTCCCCAGGCGCGCGATCGCACCCAGCGGTTAATTACCGGCAGCACCCATTACCGTGGGTTCCAGGCCTGCGATATGGTGGTCGAGGCGGTGTTTGAAGACTTGAGACTTAAGCAGCAGATGGTGAGTGAAGTACAGCAGAATGCCGCTTCGGACGTGATATTTGCTTCCAATACCTCATCATTGCCGATTCGGGATATTGCCGCCGGGGCTGCGCATCCCGAGCGGGTTATAGGCCTGCATTATTTTAGCCCGGTCGATAAGATGCCGCTGGCGGAGGTTATCCCTCATGCCGGTACTGACGAGCAGACTATTGCGACTACGCTGTCTCTGGCCCGCCGTCAGGGAAAAACGCCTATCGTCGTGGGTGATTGCGCCGGGTTTTACGTTAACCGCATTCTTGCACCCTACATCAACGAAGCGCTGCACTGCCTGATGGAAGGCGAGCCGGTTGAGCATGTCGATGCAGCACTGGTTAAATTTGGTTTCCCGGTCGGCCCGATTCAACTGCTTGATGAAGTGGGTATCGACGTCGGGACTAAAATCATCCCTATCCTGGAACAGGCATACGGTGAGCGTTTTACCGCTCCGCCGGGTATCGACGTTATTTTGAAAGATTCTCGCAAAGGTAAAAAAAATGGTCGCGGGTTCTACCTTTATCCGGCGGCGAAGAGTAAAGCTAAAAAACGCGTCGACCCATCTATTTATACCTTGCTGGGAGTGACCCCGGCGGTACGTCAGCCGGCTCAGACTCTGGCCCGGCGCTGCGTGCTTATGATGCTAAATGAAGCGGCGCGCTGTATTGACGAACAGGTGATACGCAGCCCGCGTGATGGCGATATTGGCGCGGTATTTGGCATTGGCTTCCCGCCGTTTTTAGGTGGACCATTCCGCTATATGGACAGTCAGGGAGCAAAAGTGCTGGTAGCTGAGCTCAATCAGCTTGCCGGTCGTTATGGCTCCCGCTTCACGCCTTGCCAGCGGTTAATAGCGATGGCGGAAAGCGGGGAGCGGTTTTATCCGCCGACGGAACAAGTTGAGGAATTAGCGGTCTGA
- the prmB gene encoding 50S ribosomal protein L3 glutamine methyltransferase produces MDKIFVDEAVSELHTIQDLLRWAVSRFSAANVWYGHGTDNPWDEAVQLVMPTLYLPLDIPPEMYSARLTSSERHRIVERVIRRVNERIPVAYMTNKAWFCGHEFYVDERVLVPRSPIGELINNQFAGLIDHEPSHILDMCTGSGCIAIACAYAFPDAEVDAVDISDDALQVAERNIEEHGMLNTVTPIRSDLFRNLPQLRYDLIVTNPPYVDAEDMGDLPGEYRFEPELGLAAGSDGLKLARRILACAPDYLTDDGVLICEVGNSMVHMMAQYPDVPFTWLEFEHGGDGVFMLTRDQIVAAAHHFSIYKD; encoded by the coding sequence GTGGACAAAATTTTCGTCGATGAAGCAGTCAGTGAGCTGCATACCATTCAGGATTTGCTGCGCTGGGCCGTCAGCCGTTTTAGCGCGGCGAATGTCTGGTACGGCCATGGCACCGACAATCCGTGGGATGAGGCCGTACAGCTGGTTATGCCGACCCTCTATCTGCCGCTGGATATTCCTCCAGAGATGTATAGCGCCCGTCTGACTTCCAGCGAGCGGCACCGCATCGTTGAGCGAGTGATCCGCCGGGTGAATGAGCGTATTCCGGTCGCATACATGACCAACAAAGCCTGGTTCTGCGGCCATGAGTTTTACGTTGATGAACGCGTACTGGTTCCTCGTTCGCCTATTGGCGAGCTTATTAATAACCAGTTCGCCGGTCTTATTGACCACGAGCCGAGCCACATTCTTGATATGTGTACCGGCAGTGGTTGCATCGCCATCGCCTGCGCCTACGCATTCCCGGATGCGGAAGTGGATGCGGTTGATATCTCTGATGATGCGCTGCAAGTCGCAGAGCGTAACATTGAAGAGCATGGCATGCTGAATACCGTTACGCCGATTCGCTCCGACTTGTTCCGTAACCTTCCACAGCTGCGTTATGACCTGATTGTGACCAATCCTCCTTACGTTGATGCCGAAGATATGGGCGATTTACCGGGTGAGTACCGCTTTGAGCCGGAACTTGGCCTGGCGGCGGGCAGCGATGGCCTGAAACTGGCGCGTCGTATTCTGGCCTGTGCGCCTGATTATCTGACCGATGACGGCGTGCTGATTTGCGAAGTGGGTAACAGCATGGTGCATATGATGGCTCAGTATCCGGATGTACCGTTTACCTGGCTGGAATTTGAGCACGGCGGCGATGGCGTATTTATGCTGACCCGCGACCAGATAGTGGCCGCAGCACACCACTTCAGCATCTACAAAGACTAA
- the fadI gene encoding 3-ketoacyl-CoA thiolase, with amino-acid sequence MRQPSSLVTRSGDRIAFISGLRTPFAKQATNLRALPAVELGTLVVTELMARSGIPPQEIQQLVFGQVVQMPAAPNIAREIVLGSGMSVHTDAYSVSRACATSFQAVANVAESLMAGNISAGIAGGADSSSVLPIGVSKKLAATLVDVNKARTLSQRLKLFSRLRPRDLLPVPPAVAEYSTGLRMGDTAEQMAKSHAISREQQDALALRSHQLAAQAWQEGKLDDEVMSVYLPPYREVFKEDNNIRKNATAADYARLRPAFDRRHGTVTAANSTPLTDGAAAVIMMSESRAKALGLTPLGYLRSYAFTAIDVWQDMLLGPAWATPLALDRAGITLNDLTLFDMHEAFAAQTLSNLKMLSSDRFARETLGRDKAVGEIDEARFNVLGGSIAYGHPFAATGARMITQTLNELRRRGGGLGLVTACAAGGLGAAMVLEAE; translated from the coding sequence ATGCGTCAGCCGTCATCTCTGGTTACCCGCAGCGGGGACCGCATCGCTTTTATCAGTGGGTTACGCACCCCGTTTGCCAAACAGGCAACGAATTTGCGTGCGCTGCCTGCTGTAGAGCTTGGAACCCTGGTTGTTACTGAGTTAATGGCCCGCAGTGGTATTCCTCCACAAGAAATCCAGCAACTGGTCTTTGGACAGGTGGTACAAATGCCAGCGGCTCCCAATATTGCCCGCGAAATTGTGCTGGGTAGCGGCATGAGCGTGCATACCGATGCTTATAGCGTTAGCCGCGCCTGCGCAACCAGTTTTCAGGCAGTGGCTAACGTAGCGGAAAGCCTGATGGCGGGTAATATCAGCGCCGGTATTGCCGGAGGTGCCGACTCATCTTCCGTTTTACCCATTGGTGTGAGTAAAAAGCTGGCCGCTACTTTGGTGGATGTTAATAAAGCCCGTACTTTGAGCCAGCGTTTGAAACTATTTTCCAGGCTACGTCCGCGCGACCTGCTGCCGGTACCACCGGCGGTTGCCGAATATTCTACCGGGCTGCGCATGGGCGATACCGCTGAACAGATGGCTAAAAGCCACGCAATTAGTCGCGAGCAGCAGGATGCACTGGCGCTGCGCTCGCATCAGCTGGCGGCGCAGGCCTGGCAGGAAGGAAAACTGGACGATGAGGTGATGTCGGTTTATCTGCCGCCTTATCGTGAAGTCTTTAAGGAAGATAACAACATTCGTAAAAACGCTACTGCCGCAGACTATGCCCGCCTGCGTCCGGCCTTTGACCGGCGGCACGGCACGGTGACTGCTGCCAACAGCACCCCGCTTACCGACGGGGCGGCGGCAGTGATTATGATGTCAGAATCTCGCGCCAAAGCGTTGGGTTTAACGCCATTGGGTTATCTGCGCAGCTATGCCTTCACCGCAATTGATGTCTGGCAGGATATGCTGCTCGGCCCGGCGTGGGCCACGCCTCTGGCCCTTGATCGGGCGGGGATCACCTTAAACGATCTGACATTATTTGATATGCATGAAGCCTTCGCTGCACAGACTCTGAGTAATTTGAAAATGCTTTCCAGCGATCGATTTGCCCGGGAAACGCTTGGCCGGGATAAAGCGGTGGGCGAGATAGATGAAGCGCGCTTTAACGTTTTGGGTGGCTCCATTGCCTATGGACATCCGTTCGCGGCCACCGGTGCGCGCATGATTACGCAGACTTTAAACGAACTGCGTCGGCGTGGCGGCGGGCTGGGGTTGGTGACAGCCTGCGCCGCCGGGGGGCTGGGTGCCGCCATGGTCCTGGAGGCTGAATAA
- the yfcN gene encoding UPF0115 protein YfcN has product MKKKFPLGPEDKALFRSLMEGTRKYRQDTVVHPPARKVTAAPPPRRLLQDQIDASHYFSDEFQPLLATEGPTRYVRSDVSHFELKKLRRGDYSPELFLDLHGLTQLQAKQELGALIAACRREHIYCACVMHGHGKHILKQQTPLWLAQHPHVMAFHQAPKEYGGDAALVVLIEVEEWQPPQLP; this is encoded by the coding sequence ATGAAGAAAAAGTTCCCCCTTGGGCCTGAAGATAAGGCGCTGTTCCGCTCGCTGATGGAAGGCACCCGCAAGTACCGCCAGGACACCGTCGTGCATCCGCCTGCACGTAAAGTCACGGCAGCTCCGCCACCGCGTCGCCTGTTGCAGGATCAGATTGATGCCAGCCACTATTTTTCTGATGAGTTCCAGCCGCTGCTGGCAACCGAAGGCCCCACCCGCTACGTGCGCAGCGATGTCAGCCATTTTGAGTTGAAAAAACTGCGTCGCGGCGACTACTCGCCAGAATTATTCCTCGATCTGCACGGTCTGACACAGCTACAGGCCAAACAGGAGCTGGGAGCGCTAATTGCCGCCTGTCGCCGGGAACATATCTACTGCGCCTGCGTCATGCACGGTCACGGCAAACATATCCTGAAACAGCAGACCCCGCTGTGGCTGGCCCAGCACCCGCACGTCATGGCATTTCATCAGGCCCCTAAAGAGTACGGCGGCGATGCGGCTCTGGTGGTGTTAATTGAAGTGGAAGAGTGGCAACCGCCTCAGCTCCCCTGA
- a CDS encoding phosphohistidine phosphatase, with product MQVFIMRHGDAALDAASDAVRPLTQAGCDESQSMAKWLESQTGAIERVLVSPYLRAEQTRDIVCKALKLSVQIDVLPELTPGGDIHLVGDYLHALAGEGVKSVLVISHLPLVGYLVSELCPQEAPPMFCTSAIASITLEAEGDGQFNWQMSPCNLKMAKAI from the coding sequence ATGCAAGTTTTCATCATGCGTCACGGTGACGCGGCTCTGGATGCTGCCAGTGATGCGGTTCGTCCTCTTACCCAGGCAGGATGCGATGAATCACAAAGTATGGCTAAGTGGCTTGAAAGCCAGACTGGAGCTATCGAACGTGTGCTGGTAAGCCCTTATTTACGTGCCGAACAGACACGAGATATTGTGTGCAAAGCCTTAAAGCTCTCGGTGCAGATTGATGTGCTGCCGGAGCTCACCCCGGGAGGGGATATTCATCTGGTCGGCGACTATCTGCATGCGCTGGCAGGCGAGGGCGTGAAATCCGTACTGGTCATTTCACATCTGCCGCTGGTGGGGTATCTGGTCTCAGAACTCTGCCCGCAGGAAGCTCCGCCAATGTTCTGCACTTCCGCGATTGCCAGCATTACGCTGGAAGCTGAAGGCGACGGCCAGTTTAACTGGCAGATGAGCCCCTGCAATCTCAAAATGGCTAAGGCCATCTAA